ATTTTTgcatttcataataattatcattacttttatattcattaattactaGTAAACTCTATAATCTTAAGTTCTTAATCATAatgattcaaaatttaaaagatcagatatcatatattataaataGTTTAAGCCAAAATaaatcacaataaaatataaaagaaaatacctAAAATATATCCATTTGTTAGAATAAATACACCAATgcgtataattaaataatttataaaaaaatgtttaaaagaaaatttaatttcctgcaatattataaaaatgtgaGCTTTCTCAATTTATCTATCGTGGCTTAAATCTACAATACAACCTCCCACGTAAGAAAGTAACTTGATGCTATTGAATCACAAGATCCTtagcaattattatttttctaataatcCAGCTATTGCAAAACTTACAATATATGCCGGCTTTGCAAGTGAGAGAATGTTTTCTTATAGTTGTTGGctttttgtttgttgtttttaataaatttaaatattattattattaaattatgttatgttatgttataCGAGTATTttgaaagtaaattaatattataggTATGCATGATAAATAtgagtaaattataattttgatgtCCAATATCCTCTCAGTTGAAGTCTTTAATTTAAACAATATTTTTCTAGTAcgatttatatattattatgtattatttgtGGGTTATTACACATAAACATGATTTATCCAATGTGCACATTTGGATAGTAGATGTGagtttttattgttatttaaaaGAAGTTATAATTGTGATAATATGATAGTAAAATTTATTGATTTGAgagataattttcaaaataattatactatATGTACTTCAAAATTCTACGCTATAGCTTTTACTGCCGGACGTGACAAACAATGTTGAATTTTTTCATCATATGAATCCTATAAAAAATGTCTACAATTTGTGGGAGAGGTAAAAATTGGAAGTAACCATGtagtattttcattttcaaaatgcatatatatagcattattaCTGTCTACATAATTGCATTGTAATTAGTACGAGGAGGATACATGGGAATGAATGAATGATATTGAATTATTGGATGGGCGGAAATGTACAAAACGACATTTTATTAGTTCATCAATTCTTAATTTACTCCGTAGCATACACGCACTATACATTATTCAAGTGCATATTGACTTTATAACATACCCTTTTTTTCTAACTTCACATTTTAAAGGTGTGCTTACATTGGTCTTTCACCAtatttatcatcatcatcatttataTTCACATGCCACAATATACATTACCTAGTAACCTACCACACTTGGAATTTGTTCTCATTAATGGAAACTACGTATACACATCACTTACCTATGTACTTTGATATAACCTGTTAcaatgttttatatttattgatcaTTTGtggaattattaaatttatcgCAAATTCATTTGATAAAATGAAATCAgatgtaaaaatttaaaaattaacacaTTGGGAGTTGGGACAACTCAGTCAAGTTGGTCAAACTGTTGGTTGAGTAATTACAAAATTCTGAATTCGACTTCCAGTGAGAATGATTCTTGATTTAACTCGGTCAGTTATGAGCCCCCAAGCTAGTTTGCTTGCTAAATGATTGACTCGATTTAACTTTTCATAAGATTGATAATGAATTTTCGAGATCTATGATATAGTTCAACGAAGTCGAGATTAActtagaaaaacaaaacaaaacaaaaatctaaggGTGGAAAACGTGAGTATGCAAGAATTACTATAACACTAACCACTccattgttattatattatatagatatatagaattatagattatagatcaTAGATATAGATGTAGAGAACATTCCTTAATAAATTATTCAAAGCAAAAAACTAGGGAAATTCTTCCACTGTCAAACTGATCATCATTAAATTTTGCATTAATAGAAACCTTTTAATGAACAAATCGCTAGTTGGATGCATGCCTTATTGCCTCCATTTTCAGCAACTAATTCTTGTCCAAGTGGCCAACACTCCCTACTGGAAATGTCTCCAAGGGTTCTTGATTGGTGCTTTCAAGATTTCGCCTTTTTTCACGCTCAATTCCTGGTTAGATGACGGAGAGCTTCTCACTTCGTACTAGGTAACTAATATGCTAGTCTTTTGATGCTTTAGACTTTAGTATCTTCTTATGTTAATGAGCTTAGTATGTTTGTTGAAgattattgttgttttgtttctttGGAATGCCTGTGATTCTTATTATTGAGGTAAGTTTTTGAGCAGTTTCATTTTTCTGTGCATTTCAGGGCGAAATTTGAGTTTTGACCGCTCAATTTTGCCATGAAGCTGTTCTGGAGTATTACTTTTGTGGTTTTCTGCAGTTGGTGTATATCAGAAGGGGTTGATTCAAGTCTTTCCTCTAGGCCTGAGGTTGTGAATATTGGGTGTATACTCTCTTTTAATTCCTTGGTTGGGAAAGTGACAAAAGTTGCTGTAGAAGCTGCAGTAGAAGATGTGAACTCCATTCCTGATGTTCTTGGAGGAACCAAGTTGAATCTCACAATGCTTGACAGTAATTCTAGTGGGTTTCTTGGGATACTTGAAGGTAAAATATTCCCAACATCTATATGTTTGTTAGATgaactatattttttttgggtgacgaggtaAATTATGCTGTAGTGACCCTAGCTGACAAAGGATCagaaggaggtaaaccagcctaggttactggcttaaatcaagaaggtcaataggccCTTCCAActgggagttgaacttgtaaccttgtggttactaagCCAACAGACTGACCAAATTGGCTATGGTTGCCCccagttgaacttgtaaccttgtagtTGGAATGATCTTTTTTTGCGAGTTTGATTAGAGCTGTGTAATCTTTGATTGTTGGCAGCTATGCGCTTCATGGAGACCGAGACTGTGGCGATAATAGGCCCACAATCTTCAGGCATTGCTCATGTGATCTCTAACATTGCAAATGAGCTCCAAGTCCCTCTTTTGTCATTTGCAGCAACTGATCCTGCCCTTTCTTCACTTCAGTATCCGTTCTTTGTTAGGACCTCCCCGAATGATCTGTTTCAGATGGCTGCCATAGCATCAATGATTGACTATTACGAATGGAGAGAAGTGATAGCTATTTATGTCGATGATGATTATGGAAGGAATGGTATTGCTGCGTTAGCAGATCAACTGGCCATGAAGAGATGCCGGATCTCTTATAAAGCCCCTTTGAAACCTGAAGCAACAATTGATGATATGAGAGACGTATTGATTCAGGTGGCTCTAACTGAATCACGAATCCTAGTTGTTCATACCTATCCTTCCGAGGGCCTAGCTATATTTTCTGTGGCAAAGTATTTAGGGATGATACAGGGTGGATATGTGTGGATTGCTACACATTGGCTCTCAACTGTCCTTGACACTAATACTCGGCTTTCTACAGATGTAGTGGAACATCATATTCAAGGAGCTCTAACATTGCGTATTTACACTCCCGAGTCCAGATTGAAGAGGGAATTTTTCTCTAGGTGGAGTAATTTGACCAAACGGTTGGCAAATAATGGCACTTTTGGGTTGTCCACTCTGGGTCTCTATGCTTATGACACAGTGTGGCTACTCGCTCATGCTCTTGATGCATTCTTTAAGCAGGGTGGGAAGATTTCGTTTTCTAAAGATCCAAGGTTAACTTCAGAAGAGGGTGGGGGTTTGCATCTCGATTCTATGAGCATCTTTGATGGTGGGAAGCTATTGCGTGACATCATTTTGATGACAAATGTAACAGGAGTAACAGGTCTTTTAAAATTTACCCCCGATAGGAACCTATATGGCCCTGCATTTGAAGTCATCAATGTGATTGGTACCGGATTAAGGAAAGTTGGGTACTGGTCCAATTACTCTGGATTATCAGTTGCCCCTCCCGAATCTCTCTACTCTAAGCTACCAAATCATTCTTCTTCGGAACAACAACTGCATGATGTAATCTGGCCTGGCCAATTAACTGACAGACCTCGTGGGTGGGTTTTTCCAAACAATGGGAGGCGACTGAAAATTGGAGTTCCTAACCGAGCCAGCTTTCATGAATTCGTTGGACAGGAATCAGGTGCTGATATGTTTCGAGGGTATTGTATTGAAGTCTTCACAACTGCACTAAACTTATTGCCATATGCTGTCCCATACAAATTTTCCCCATTTGGCGATGGCCATACCAATCCAGATAATACAGAACTAGTGAGACTAATCACAGCGGGGGTGAGTTTGTGATTCTCTGCAAATGTCAAATTACTATCAGGACTCTGCCTCTTCAAGTCTTAACTCTGGAATTTCTGTCGTTTCAGGTGTATGATGCTGCTATAGGTGACATTGTTATCACAACCAACCGAACAAAGATGGTTGATTTCACTCAACCATTTATTGAATCGGGGTTAGTTGTGGTGGCACCAGTTAAAGAGTGGAGCTCGAATGCTTGGGCTTTTCTCAGGCCATTTACTCCTGCAATGTGGTGCATCACTGGAATTTTTTTCCTCGTGGTGGGGACAGTTGTCTGGATTTTGGAACACCGAAGGAACGATGAATTTCGAGGACCTCCTAGAAAACAGTTCATCACCATTCTTTGGTCAGTATCCTTGGAGTGAGCTGAGCCAATTCTTTATTTCACTTCATTCCAAGTCTTAGCAATACGTCTATATACAGTATCCATATAAGTTTAATTCTTCTCATTGGCGTTCACTTTTAATTTCCCTATTTCAGGTTTAGCTTTTCAACTCTCTTTTTTTCCCATAGTAAGTGATGAATTTGCATTGGTTTAGCATCTTATGGACTTGCCAGTTGCCACTGGGATGAGCTATATAACGAGATGACATTTTACGTGCAGGAGAGAATACTGTTAGCACCCTAGGCCGCATTGTCCTCATCATGTGGCTCTTTGTGGTCTTAATTGTCAATTCTAGTTACACAGCTAGCTTCACCTCGATGCTTACGGTGCAGCAGCTTTCTTCCTCCATTAAAGGAGTCGAAAGTTTGTTTACAACAAATGACCCCATTGGTTATCAGCACGGTTCATTTGCAAGGAACTATCTGATTGAAGAACTTGGCATTCGTGAATCCAGACTTGTTCCTCTTAACCTGCCAGAAGATTTTGCTGAAGCCTTAATAAATGGCCCCCGTAAAGGCGGTGTTGTGGCTGTGGTCGATGAACGCGCGTATATGGAAGTTTTCCTCTCAACACACTGCGATTTCAGCATTTTGGGCGACGAGTTCACCAGAAACGGATGGGGATTTGTAAGTATCTTTAAGCATTTggccatttttaccaaattctttagTTGCTTTAACTAttggacattttttttttttattgcaagGCATTCCCAAAAGATTCCCCTTTGGCAGTTGATATGTCAACTGCAATCCTAAAATTGTCCGAAAATGGAGAGCTTCAAAGAATCCACGACAAATGGCTGCTGAGAAGGGCTTGCACCTCGCAAACCACAAAGCTTGAAGTGAACCGGCTTCAGCTGAAGAGCTTCTCCGGTCTCTACATGATATGTGGATTAGCGTGCTTTTTAGCTCTAGCAGTATACTTCATATTCGTTACGCGCCAGTTTAGGCAACACCGCACTGAGCCAGAGCCGTCTTCATCTTCTACCCGAAGATCATCGCGATCAAAACGACTGCAGAGGTTCCTTTCCTTCGTCGATGAGAAGGAAGAGTTGGCCAAGAGTCGGTCCAGAAGGCGACAAAGGCAGGGGGGCTCGGTTAGAAGTGTTGTGGATGAAGGTGTATCAATGTCTGGTTCCAGGTACACAGTCCATTCTGAAATAGCATCCGACCAAATCCCATAGTCATttatgttgagcatataatatgcTATCTTCAGTTTAGTTGTGTGCTACTTCATGTGTAATTTTGTTGGTACACTTTTATAATGAAGGCTTAGGTACAGTACATGTATGTAACTATAATGAGGAAACTTGTagtcattatttaaaaatattcacgGATAATTCCATTATCGTGTATTAGTCTGCAAACCACATGAGAAGTAAAATACACTTGAAATGCCCTATGCAACAAATTCGACTCAGAGGATGTTGACAAAAATCGAACTAATGATTTTTTGGTACGAGAAATCTATTACTCTCACTTTTATTTGccatttgtaaattttttgattttattgtgttcaaaaaaataaagttgtaattttcTATGAagttttaaactaaaaaaattggCTACCTGTGACCGTAAATTAGAGCGGAAGATCAAATGTGACAATATTTTAAAAGTCGTATGACCAAACGTGAAGAACTTAATAGTTAGGGACCAACTATGAAAATCTAATAATCGTGGTacaaaaattagaagaaaaaaattacagtaAATTCAAGGAACTTGAGACCTTCCTTATAGaatgtatttttaaaagaattctTACATGAATAATTATGTGTAacactgttttcaaaaaaaataaattatgtgtaaCACTTTATAGAATAAAAAGTATAAAGCGTAAAAATACTTTTGGATAAATATGTAACacaattattaatagtagtTCACGTAGGAgctttttaaaatatagaatGCTAAAAGAAATTTGGGAATTATTCCCAACATTTGCCTTCAATGTTACAATTTGTAAAAGAGAGAAGTAAAGGatcttgaaaattgaaaaatgtagaAAAGAAAAAGCTGAAAGTGTAATATTGAATAACAAATCAGGTAATgagaattgaaatgaaagacttccAGGTATTTCTTCACACTTGGTTTAGTAATATAAAAAAGAAGGGGGGAAAATTAACTAGGGTCCCTTTGAATCAGGCCCAACCGGAAAGAGCCGAATATATATAAACCCAAACGGCCGCGAACAACCATCACAAaactctctctctgtctctggAAGTCGACGATTACTGCAGCTGTGAAAATGCTGCAGAGCAAATCATTCGTACGGAAAACAAAGCAGGGGAAAGTAATCAAGGTGAGTTCGCAACTTTCACTTGAAAATCGCACTATTCAGTGAAGAGAATGCTTAGGGTTTATCATGAGGATTCTATATCGTGAAAACTCTGTTAATCGCAGGTCGTTAGGGAACACTATCTCCGTGACGATATCTACTGCGGAGCCACGTTTTGTAAAACCTGCGATGTTTCTTCCGCTCGCTTGAGCTCCTCCCGTATCCTCGTTGTCGACACTAATGTTGTTCTTCACCAGGTCTTATTTCGTCTGCTCAAGTTGCTGCGGTATATTTGTACGGAGTGTTTCTGTGTGTGATgttttggttattattattattttttgaatttagatTGATTTGCTGGAGAATCCTGCGATTGATAATGTGGTGGTGTTATCGGTGGTGTTGGAGGAGGTGAAGAACAAGAATATTTCTGTTTATAATAGACTTAGAGCTCTATGTAGCAATTCTCTCAGGAAGTTCTTTGTTTTTTCCAATGAGTACCATAAGTATGTCCTCTTTTTCCTCTTTCTCTATCTACTTTCATCCATGAATGCCTTGATATTATTTAAAGTTGGATGGTAGCTAAAATGTATGTTTCATTTTACTACCAATAGCATTTATTAAGTTGAGTTCATGCAATGTGCTACTGGACTCGGAATCACATGTTATAAAACACTGACAGTGTGAAATGAAGTCTGTCCATGTTTTATACTTCAAAAATTAGTAATGCTGAGGTTGAGATTATGATCTTTTTTCCCCTATGCTCCTGAAGGGATACATATGTGAAGGCCATGCCTGGTGAAAGTCCAAATGATCGTAATGACAGAGGTTTGTTCTTTCCGTGAATGGCTAATACTACATTTAAAAATACTGCTCCTTAATGCTCATTATTGCTACATGACTTCTCATTCTTACTGCATTCAATAGTTTCTTCTGGCTTAAGTTGATAGTACTAGTAGTTCTCATGGAATCACCTTTACTTGCATATCTTTAATGATGATGTTCTCTGATATTGAAAAGGATCAATTATTTGGTTGTGACAACTAATTTACATGGACATGCCAATTCCATTACTGATTCCACTCCAAGTAAGAAGATTTATTATTGGTGCTATACCTCAGTTGGTGCTGTATATTTCTCAGAACATTTTGGAGCTTAGAGCCTTAGACAAGGTGATCTAAATGTAATATGTAGTGAAGGCACGTCCTCAGCTTTTTGCAATCTGACAATGCACACTGGATAACCTTCCAGAGTCCTTGACAAAAAGTACCCAAATTCTTATTTGACCCCACTGCACAAAATCCACTAGCTGTTACTGTGTCTAAGAATGTGATATTGGATATGTACTACTTGTGCCATGCAAATGATGTTAATAGGTGGTTTTGTGGTTGTCCTAAGGGTGTACTTGCACTATGATGGTAGCAAAAGAGAATTATATATTCTTGATTAATGTGGAGTATATATAGGTCTTATTTTCTATTCCTTCGTAGGGTAACTGTATTAGTTGAGCAAGTGCTGATTTCTAAACTTTGATGACATAGCCATCAGGGTTGCAACTCAATGGTATCAGAATCACCTTGGAGGTACAGCACAAGTGTTGCTAATCACCAATGATCGAGAAAACAAGAGAAAGGCTTCTGAAGAAGGCATTCCGGCAGAAACTGGTGCTCATTCTCATCTCTTTTTCAGTAATGAATTTTGTGAATGTTTTTATGAGGTTTGGTGTGATTGCTTTGCTGCAGCTGTACTCACTTATGTTTTTGGCCTATTAATTAACTAAAGAAAACTAAACCTTTAGACAAGTTGCAATTTCAGCCAAAGCTTTGCTGCAGTTGTATTCTTTGTTGCAAACTTTGCTTTCCCCATTTGAGTCAAAATTGACCTAACCCTgctaaatataatgttattttctaCCCTTATATTCTAAAATCTCCTTCTaccaataaatatattttccaaTTACCACCAGCAACAAAATCCTAAGTTGGGATGATGAAATTTGTTTTTGGGCCTGTGATTGGGTGCTTATTGTGATGTTTCTACAGCAAATGTGGTTGAAATAAGTCTAGGATGTTGTCCACAGATAGAAAATCTGTGAATAAGAAACTTATTTGATAATAGTTGTGTTGGTTTGAGTTGCCATTAGGTTAGCTACTTAACTATTTGATAATGTTGGTAATTGGGCTGAAGAAATTCGTAAGGGTGGACAAAGGATATTTTTAGAATTGTAAAAGTAGATAAAAAAGATGATTAGGAAGATGAGTTGGATCAGTTTGAAACAAAATTGGGAATAATTGCAACAGAAAAGGCTGGTATAAAttgcaaaaattaaaaacttaagcTAAATAGCAACTGGTCTCAAAAAGTTGGGTATTTATTATGGTTAATTGGCCCATGttttttttcctcttatttCCATTTTTGTGCTGCTCCTTtgtcatttttaaataaaaattttaaactatcTAAGCTAGctgattaatttttatttgttatttttaaattccgTTCATCTCAGTTGAATCATATGTTAGATCACTTGGTCAGCCGGAATTGCTTGACTTGATTGTTCAGCCTCCTGAAGAAGATGTTAATATGGATGATGTTGAGGACTTGAGGCCTTCAAAGAGGAAGGTCATCTACAGTGAGGTATTTTGCAACTAAGGTTATCTCTCATGCTTGGCTTAATAATTGCTGTGCTTGTGTAAATTCCTTTGCTATTTGTGTTTTGTGTAGCATAAACCAATGTCAGAGATTACTTCTGGCTTGCATCGTGGAATATACCACCAAGGAAAACTCCGTGTTAACCGCTATAATCCATTTGAAGCATATGTTGGGAGTGAAAGTATTGGTGATGAGATAATAATCTATGGGCGTGCAAATATGAATAGGGCTTTTGATGGTGATGTAGTGGCAGTTGAAATTTTGCCTCGAGAACAATGGCATGAGGAGAAATCTCTTGCAATAGCTGATAATGGTTagtttgttgaatttatttatttcatgaaAACATGATTTTGGTATACTTTAAAAGAATCTTAGTAATTGGCGGGAGAACTGGTTTTGCCTCTCTGGTGAAGCAATAACCAAATAGAATTGAACCAAAAATTATTCTGTCTTGAATTCTTTACGTGCCAATATTGTTCTTTTTTGCCAAGTCAATGTTATGATCCTTGTTATCTCGAATGTCTGCGTGTTGGTTCTCCTGTTCACTCGATTTTATGTAtcctatttcaaattaaatcttCTAACAAtctatttattgttttataaaagatgaagaagaagaagaagatatacaTCTAGTTCCGAACAGTGCCGATGATGCCCCGAGTGTCACAAATCTAGGGCAAAGTTCAGCTAGTGAAGCGGGTCATCTGCCTTCACGTCCATCTGGACGTGTTGTTGGCATTATAAAGCGGAATTGGCACTCGTAAGTCATGTTATGCTATGATTTAGCTCATTGTTGAAGGTTGTTTTAATTGGTTTTATACGATCAACATGTTATGAAAGTACAATACATGTGTTATCTGTTTACAGTTAAAGAAGTTAACTAATTAAGTATTGAAAAAGGTGAAAATTTACCTTTATATTTGGACTGTTTCTGAAAGCTCCTTTTATGTTCTTTTCATGACCCTAGCATGAACTTCATTAGTTCATTATGAGTGTGATATTTGCTTATGAACAACTTCCAGAATAagggttttatttttaaattttttttttaacgtatGGCCGTATGCCCACTCCTTTTCTTGAATTCTGTGTTGGTGTTAGAAACAAAACTGTCTTAATCTATTTAGTGATTGGTTCATCTTACCTTTAAAACATTGTGCACACAGTTACTGTGGGTCTTTGGAGCCAATGCCTTTGCCAGCAGGTTCTGCTGGTGTTGCCCATGCATTATTTGTCTCTAAAGACCGCAGAATACCAAAGATACGGATACAAACTCGACAGCTGGGAAATCTGCTGGACAAGCGGATAATTGTTGCTGTTGATTCATGGGATGTTTTATCAAGATACCCCTCTGGTCATTATGTTAGGACAATTGGAGGAATAGGTGACAGAGACACAGAAAGTGAGGTATGTAGTAATGGTCTTCTGTCACTTTTTAGACATTAGAAGATTGATTTTTAGTTGCCTGCTTTTTTAGACcaatcatgttccttttctttctgTTTCCCATGCAAGATCTCACAGTTCAcctttgtataatatatatattgctgtGTATAGATGACCTGAATTTATCAGAAAGTTGCTAAATTTGGCTCAACCACTCTTGATTACTTTAGGTGGTTTTAATTGAGAATGATATAGATGCCAGACCTTTTTCGGCTCAAGTTTTATCCTGCTTGCCACCATTACCTTGGTCTGTGTCCCCTGAAGATTTAGCAAGTCCTGTTAGGCAGGATTTGCGTCATATTCGTGTTTTTAGTGTGGATCCTCCAGGTATTAGGCCCTGATATGTTAGTATTCTTCTTCTACAACTATTATATTGCTTTCCCCTTTATGAACATTTGCTTTTTCTGTTTGATTCAGGATGCAAGGACATTGATGATGCATTGCACTGTACTGCTCTTCCTAGTGGGAATTTTGAAGTTGGAGTTCGTATCCTTGTAAAATTTTCAGTTTTATTCCTTGGCCACATTAGCAGCACCAAATTCATTTTAAGTTGGTCTTTAATGGATATTAGATATTGCTGATGTCACAAATTTTGTTCATCCTGGGACTCCCCTTGATGATGAGGCCTCACAAAGGGGCACTTCTGTCTACCTTGTTGAGCGTCGCATTGACATGCTTCCAAAACCTCTAACAGAAGGTAACTTTCTTCTGTACTAGACTACTGGCAtgatatgtaaatataattattcacCTTTATTGATGGATAAATTTCTTGGCTATGATTTTGTCAACCCTATATTTAGTATTTTACTAGGCATATAGCTTTAGTTTGaaatttttacttatttgatACATAATTATTTCCTTTCAGATGTTTGTTCACTCCGTGCTGATGTTGAAAGACTAGCCTTTTCAGTTATTTGGGTATGCCTTTTAATTGTTTAGTATTctctatttattaatttaacattCTGATTTTGTGTCAATCATCTTTGAAAGTTGAGTTGATTGTCTGTATATGAATTATGAAACCTTTTCGGGGGGGGGGGGNNNNNNNNNNNNNNNNNNNNNNNNNNNNNNNNNNNNNNNNNNNNNNNNNNNNNNNNNNNNNNNNNNNNNNNNNNNNNNNNNNNNNNNNNNNNNNNNNNNNNNNNNNNNNNNNNNNNNNNNNNNNNNNNNNNNNNNNNNNNNNNNNNNNNNNNNNNNNNNNNNNNNNNNNNNNNNNNNNNNNNNNNNNNNNNNNNNNNNNNNNNNNNNNNNNNNNNNNNNNNNNNNNNNNNNNNNNNNNNNNNNNNNNNNNNNNNNNNNNNNNNNNNNNNNNNNNNNNNNNNNNNNNNNNNNNNNNNNNNNNNNNNNNNNNNNNNNNNNNNNNNNNNNNNNNNNNNNNNNNNNNNNNNNNNNNNNNNNNNNNNNNNNNNNNNNNNNNNNNNNNNNNNNNNNNNNNNNNNNNNNNNNNNNNNNNNNNNNNNNNNNNNNNNNNNNNNNNNNNNNNNNNNNNNNNNNNNNNNNNNNNNNNNNNNNNNNNNNNNNNNNNNNNNNNNNNNNNNNNNNNNNNNNNNNNNNNNNNNNNNNNNNNNNNNNNNNNNNNNNNNNNNNNNNNNNNNNNNNNNNNNNNNNNNNNNNNNNNNNNNNNNNNNNNNNNNNNNNNNNNNNNNNNNNNNNNNNNNNNNNNNNNNNNNNNNNNNNNNNNNNNNNNNNNNNNNNNNNNNNNNNNNNNNNNNNNNNNNNNNNNNNNNNNNNNNNNNNNNNNNNNNNNNNNNNNNNNNNNNNNNNNNNNNNNNNNNNNNNNNNNNNNNNNNNNNNNNNNNNNNNNNNNNNNNNNNNNNNNNNNNNNNNNNNNNNNNNNNNNNNNNNNNNNNNNNNNNNNNNNNNNNNNNNNNNNNNNNNNNNNNNNNNNNNNNNNNNNNNNNNNNNNNNNNNNNNNNNNNNNNNNNNNNNNNNNNNNNNNNNNNNNNNNNNNNNNNNNNNNNNNNNNNNNNNNNNNNNNNNNNNNNNNNNNNNNNNNNNNNNNNNNNNNNNNNNNNNNNNNNNNNNNNNNNNNNNNNNNNNNNNNNNNNNNNNNNNNNNNNNNNNNNNNNNNNNNNNNNNNNNNNNNNNNNNNNNNNNNNNNNNNNNNNNNNNNNNNNNNNNNNNNNNNNNNNNNNNNNNNNNNNNNNNNNNNNNNNNNNNNNNNNNNNNNNNNNNNNNNNNNNNNNNNNNNNNNNNNNNNNNNNNNNNNNNNNNNNNNNNNNNNNNNNNNNNNNNNNNNNNNNNNNNNNNNNNNNNNNNNNNNNNNNNNNNNNNNNNNNNNNNNNNNNNNNNNNNNNNNNNNNNNNNNNNNNNNNNNNNNNNNNNNNNNNNNNNNNNNNNNNNNNNNNNNNNNNNNNNNNNNNNNNNNNNNNNNNNNNNNNNNNNNNNNNNNNNNNNNNNNNNNNNNNNNNNNNNNNNNNNNNNNNNNNNNNNNNNNNNNNNNNNNNNNNNNNNNNNNNNNNNNNNNNNNNNNNNNNNNNNNNNNNNNNNNNNNNNNNNNNNNNNNNNNNNNNNNNNNNNNNNNNNNNNNNNNNNNNNNNNNNNNNNNNNNNNNNNNNNNNNNNNNNNNNNNNNNNNNNNNNNNNNNNNNNNNNNNNNNNNNNNNNNNNNNNNNNNNNNNNNNNNNNNNNNNNNNNNNNNNNNNNNNNNNNNNNNNNN
This portion of the Ipomoea triloba cultivar NCNSP0323 chromosome 5, ASM357664v1 genome encodes:
- the LOC116019558 gene encoding glutamate receptor 3.6-like; protein product: MKLFWSITFVVFCSWCISEGVDSSLSSRPEVVNIGCILSFNSLVGKVTKVAVEAAVEDVNSIPDVLGGTKLNLTMLDSNSSGFLGILEAMRFMETETVAIIGPQSSGIAHVISNIANELQVPLLSFAATDPALSSLQYPFFVRTSPNDLFQMAAIASMIDYYEWREVIAIYVDDDYGRNGIAALADQLAMKRCRISYKAPLKPEATIDDMRDVLIQVALTESRILVVHTYPSEGLAIFSVAKYLGMIQGGYVWIATHWLSTVLDTNTRLSTDVVEHHIQGALTLRIYTPESRLKREFFSRWSNLTKRLANNGTFGLSTLGLYAYDTVWLLAHALDAFFKQGGKISFSKDPRLTSEEGGGLHLDSMSIFDGGKLLRDIILMTNVTGVTGLLKFTPDRNLYGPAFEVINVIGTGLRKVGYWSNYSGLSVAPPESLYSKLPNHSSSEQQLHDVIWPGQLTDRPRGWVFPNNGRRLKIGVPNRASFHEFVGQESGADMFRGYCIEVFTTALNLLPYAVPYKFSPFGDGHTNPDNTELVRLITAGVYDAAIGDIVITTNRTKMVDFTQPFIESGLVVVAPVKEWSSNAWAFLRPFTPAMWCITGIFFLVVGTVVWILEHRRNDEFRGPPRKQFITILWFSFSTLFFSHRENTVSTLGRIVLIMWLFVVLIVNSSYTASFTSMLTVQQLSSSIKGVESLFTTNDPIGYQHGSFARNYLIEELGIRESRLVPLNLPEDFAEALINGPRKGGVVAVVDERAYMEVFLSTHCDFSILGDEFTRNGWGFAFPKDSPLAVDMSTAILKLSENGELQRIHDKWLLRRACTSQTTKLEVNRLQLKSFSGLYMICGLACFLALAVYFIFVTRQFRQHRTEPEPSSSSTRRSSRSKRLQRFLSFVDEKEELAKSRSRRRQRQGGSVRSVVDEGVSMSGSRYTVHSEIASDQIP